The following proteins are co-located in the Phragmites australis chromosome 10, lpPhrAust1.1, whole genome shotgun sequence genome:
- the LOC133930348 gene encoding lipoxygenase 2.1, chloroplastic-like gives MLTATQPLGAVLTPSHGPSSFTSTVSSGRWAAPAPRRRRSSTRRTVSKVSCSSTSLAEVNGQAVGTVTLPELITPLHGLHEEKITMKATVTVHLKDISLSGDAFDAWEHLIHRKWLLLELVSAELDPETEQERDTVSSSATYLRREGTDFFIYEATFTVPASFGTVGAVHVENDHHRDMFIRDIKVFRDGYESSAVTFHCNSWIVYKNDNPADKRTFFPLKSYLPSQTPKGVERLRKSELQAIRGNGYGERRKSERIYDYDVYNDLGDPDHDLDTKRPVLGGKEHPYPRRCRTGRHRSKTDPLSEVRTAKGEIYLPRDEAFSERKDRAFNTKLTLSGVHAICTSTKTSEHQNLSFPSLAAIDALFEDGFRNQPPEKEGDLASFFISLIDKELHHLLKGEAAEVVEEIRRVFKFETPEIHDKDKFAWFRDEEFARETLAGMNPMSIQLVTEFPIVSKLDEETYGSRESLITKKLIEEQINGIMTAEEAVKNKKLFMLDYHDMLLPYVHAVRELDHRTLYGSRTLFFLTKDGTLQPIAIELTRPKSPTKPQWRQVFTPGSDASVTGSWLWQLAKTHVLAHDTGYHQLVSHWLRTHCCVEPYIIAANRQLSQMHPIYRLLHPHFRFTMELNVLGRDLLISANGVIESTFSPGKYCMELSSAFYDKLWRFDMEALPADLIRRGMAVQGKDGKLELSIEDYPYANDGLLVWDAIKEWASDYVKHYYPCAADIICDEELQSWWTEVRTKGHEDKKDEPWWPKLDSRESLVQVLTTIMWITSCHHAAVNFGQYPFSGYFPNRSTITRRNMPSEMGGEDMRAFLEDPEKVLLDTFPSQYQSVTVLTILNVLSSHSPGEEYLGTHAEPAWLAEGQIKSAFEKFKGSMMDIAGQIDEWNKDPNRKNRHGAGVVPYVLLKPSDGDPKDKKSVMEMGIPSSISM, from the exons ATGCTAACGGCAACGCAACCTCTAGGTGCGGTGCTCACCCCGAGCCATGGCCCTTCTTCCTTCACCAGCACAGTCTCGTCAGGGCGgtgggcggcgccggcgcctcgCCGGAGACGGAGCAGCACTCGCCGCACCGTCTCCAAAGTGAGCTGCAGCAGCACCAGCTTGGCCGAGGTCAACGGGCAAGCCGTAGGCACGGTCACCCTCCCGGAACTGATCACCCCCCTGCACGGGCTGCACGAGGAGAAGATCACGATGAAGGCCACGGTGACGGTGCACTTGAAGGATATCAGCTTGTCCGGAGATGCTTTCGATGCGTGGGAACATCTGATTCATCGAAAATGGCTACTCCTTGAGCTTGTCAGCGCCGAGTTGGATCCAG AAACGGAGCAGGAGAGGGACACAGTCTCCAGCTCCGCCACGTACTTGCGCCGGGAAGGCACCGATTTTTTCATATACGAGGCCACCTTCACCGTGCCGGCCTCGTTCGGCACCGTCGGCGCCGTGCACGTCGAGAACGACCACCACCGCGACATGTTTATCAGGGACATCAAGGTCTTCCGCGACGGCTACGAGTCGAGCGCCGTCACCTTCCACTGCAACTCATGGATCGTCTACAAGAACGACAACCCCGCCGACAAGCGCACCTTCTTCCCTCTCAAG TCCTACCTCCCGTCGCAGACGCCCAAGGGCGTGGAGAGGCTGCGCAAGAGCGAGCTCCAGGCCATCCGCGGGAATGGCTACGGCGAGCGCAGGAAATCCGAGCGCATCTACGACTACGACGTGTACAACGACCTCGGCGACCCCGACCATGACCTCGACACCAAGCGGCCGGTGCTCGGCGGAAAGGAGCACCCCTACCCGCGACGCTGCCGCACGGGCCGCCATCGCAGCAAGACAG ATCCGTTGTCGGAGGTGCGGACCGCCAAGGGGGAAATCTACCTGCCCCGGGACGAGGCGTTCTCGGAGCGCAAGGACCGGGCGTTCAACACCAAGCTGACCTTGTCGGGGGTGCACGCGATTTGCACGAGTACCAAGACGTCGGAGCACCAGAACCTGAGCTTCCCCTCCTTGGCGGCGATCGACGCGCTGTTCGAGGACGGCTTCAGGAACCAGCCGCCGGAGAAAGAGGGGGACCTGGCGAGCTTCTTCATCTCCCTGATCGACAAGGAGCTGCACCACCTCCTCAAGGGTGAAGCGGCGGAAGTTGTCGAGGAGATACGCAGAGTCTTCAAGTTCGAAACGCCGGAGATTCACGACA AGGACAAGTTTGCATGGTTCAGAGACGAGGAATTCGCGCGAGAAACCCTTGCAGGGATGAACCCAATGAGCATCCAACTAGTCACG GAGTTCCCTATTGTCAGCAAGCTCGACGAGGAAACCTACGGCTCGAGGGAGTCTCTTATCACCAAAAAGCTGATCGAAGAGCAGATAAACGGGATCATGACAGCTGAGGAG GCCGTTAAGAACAAGAAGCTGTTCATGCTGGACTACCACGACATGCTCCTGCCTTACGTGCATGCGGTGCGCGAGCTGGATCACAGGACGCTGTACGGCTCGCGCACGCTCTTTTTCCTGACCAAGGACGGAACACTCCAGCCGATCGCCATCGAGCTGACGAGGCCCAAGTCCCCGACCAAGCCGCAGTGGCGCCAGGTCTTCACGCCGGGGTCGGACGCCAGCGTTACAGGATCCTGGCTGTGGCAGCTCGCCAAGACCCATGTCCTGGCTCACGACACCGGCTACCACCAGCTTGTTAGCCACTG GCTGAGGACACACTGCTGCGTTGAGCCGTACATCATCGCGGCGAACCGGCAGCTGAGCCAGATGCACCCTATCTACCGGTTGCTGCACCCGCACTTCCGGTTCACGATGGAGTTGAACGTCCTGGGGCGCGATTTACTCATCAGTGCGAATGGAGTCATCGAGAGCACCTTCTCGCCGGGGAAGTACTGCATGGAGCTCAGCTCAGCGTTTTACGACAAGTTGTGGCGGTTCGACATGGAGGCGCTGCCGGCCGATCTGATCCGAAG GGGCATGGCGGTCCAAGGGAAGGATGGCAAGCTGGAGCTGAGCATAGAGGACTACCCGTACGCCAATGACGGCCTGCTGGTGTGGGACGCCATCAAGGAGTGGGCGTCAGACTACGTGAAGCACTACTACCCGTGCGCGGCGGACATCATCTGCGACGAGGAGCTCCAGAGCTGGTGGACGGAGGTGCGCACGAAAGGCCACGAAGACAAGAAGGACGAGCCGTGGTGGCCGAAGCTGGACAGCCGCGAGAGCCTGGTCCAGGTCCTGACCACCATCATGTGGATCACGTCGTGCCACCACGCAGCGGTGAACTTCGGCCAGTACCCCTTCTCCGGGTACTTCCCGAACCGCTCGACCATCACCCGGAGGAACATGCCTTCGGAGATGGGCGGCGAGGACATGCGCGCGTTCCTGGAGGATCCGGAGAAGGTGCTACTGGACACATTCCCGTCCCAGTACCAGAGCGTCACGGTCTTGACGATACTGAACGTCCTGTCGTCGCACTCGCCGGGAGAGGAGTACCTGGGCACGCACGCCGAGCCGGCGTGGCTCGCGGAGGGACAGATCAAGTCGGCGTTCGAGAAGTTCAAAGGGAGCATGATGGATATCGCAGGGCAGATCGACGAGTGGAACAAGGACCCGAACCGGAAGAACCGGCACGGCGCCGGCGTGGTGCCGTATGTGCTGCTCAAGCCGTCCGACGGTGACCCCAAGGACAAGAAAtcggtgatggagatgggcATCCCGAGCAGCATCTCCATGTGA